The DNA segment tctaccctatgggtagcgggtataaaaacaatggATTATTAACAATGTTCtgaaactttaaattatttatgttaatgtgtgcaaatataaaattaatcttGTAACATTTGTTAACGGTCATAaccatatttttaaattgccaAATTTCAGAGCTGTCGTTCTccattattttctttaaaatcaTCGTGTTTGGTATGGATTAAAATCACTCTATtagttgtgtgttgtgctttAGCACCTGCATTCTGCATaattaaaagctaaaaatGGCAATTTCGCATAGCACGAATCTTCTTCGAATTGTATCTATCATGatacaataaaataagcaaaaaatgCTACCTATACAAAAGTGTTCCGGTTTTTacttttcgttgtcgtttttGCTAAAGGAACGCTTAATTTCTTACCGCTGAAACAGTTGACTTGTGTTCTTGGATGTAAACAACGCGGAAAAATGCCCTtcgtattttcaatttcctgCATGGATTGAAATTGCATAAGGATGAATTCATCTTGCATATATTACTCTTTTATCTTTTTCACAAATAAAGTTTTgtaacttaattaaaaaaaaacagtggAGCGGCAGTCAGCTGTTTCCCACAAAAAGGAGATGCCACCTGTTTAACCGACTTCATTCCGGTCATTTCAACTACTTGTTTTTATGCacttttagcatttaaataaattaaacagattacatttttaataaacaacttTTACTCAACTTCAACAAAAGTAATGCCATCCGTTTCATtacacaagtatttttaacttgttttttcatttcaacaaAAGTACGTCAGCCTAGGAAATAAACTCGTGGTGACGGTTTTATCGGTCGCTGATATTCGATgctattcaaattttaatatttcttgaTCTGCATCCCGCAAATAtctataattaaattctttttagtgtagatttttttcttaataGATAATTTGGCAAAAGAAAATAGGAATTGTGTAACTTATCTTAATTCAAacttttttatctttttcttattaaagACGTCTTCCCACGTACACAAAATCACCTTATTTTTGCTGAGCtccatataaaataaatatgtcaaatattACTAAAGCGAGAGTTCAAAAgaattcagttttttttatcGTCATTTCACTCATCATTTTCGCTATATTCGAGAAAAAAAACTAGTTCATTTTGCAGCTGAATTCAGCCCAAAACCAGACAGATCGGAACCGTTTCGTAATCCGAGCACAGTGGTGTGAAGcaacaaatattgaattttagGAAAAAGtatgaatatatttgtaataattgcaagaacaaaataaacttaaacaattaagctatatatttgtattgtattcaattccaatacaaatttatgtattatcGAAGTCGGTAGAGACGATTtacaaaatacatttgaattttttcgattatatcatttttttttacttcgTCGGATAATGCATAGGGCATAAAATCACCAAGACGATTAATATGACATTGTATAGAAATATTAACTTTGCAAGGCAAGTTGCTTTTTATGATGTAAAACAGATATAAGTAGagtcaattaattaataaaatataaaaataaataatatccTATACTTTTTGAATGTTGATTTGATTATACTGCCTATGTTATAATTCTTCTTCCCACATCAGTTTGATTAGTTTTTGACTCCTAAACAGTTATTCGTGTACTGGGACTTTGCATCATAGAATCGCAAAAGATGCACTAGGTCCTAAATATGGTACGATGCAAAGTTTGCATACTTTTGACGCGTACATCcttacataatttttaatttttttttattgatttatataaAGCTCAAGAGAAACAATACAATTTAGTTCACAATACTTACAGTCTGTAAACTAATCATTCCGTAAAATTggcattaaaaaaatcaactaCATATagactaaaatataaatgaaaataaacaaagagaTGAGAAAATGTTGAAGAGGTATTTTTATCGCTTCAGAATGCAAAACggaaaaatgttgcatatGAATATAAGTTAATTATATTCAAACATATACCTTTTTGAACCTTAATTTCCACTTTGCTTCTACTACCTTTTATATTCTTTTGAGTTTCGCACCTTTAAGCAGCTGATGCGAATTTTGTGTTtacttttcataatttttgcaGATGCGCTTGGTGTAAATACGCTAATAACAGCTGATTTAAGGTCCATTatcgcaaatatcgataattTTTATGCTCCTTATTTATGACGTCCTGAGACAGCATAGATGTTGAACTGCCGCTATAATTTTTGACGGTTGATGTTTTTTTAGATGGACTTCAAACAAATGGAATATcaatcgaaaaaaataaaataaatcaatcgATAATGAAATGTGGCACCGtgtaaaatcaaaaactaTATGTTGGAATAAATTCAATCTATTATTCTTTAATTGactatttatttgctttttgcattATATAAAACTACCTAAATAATttgatacaaaaaaaatagaacgACTGCACTATCAGATTTGTTGAAGATTGACCATACACGTTGGTTATGGAACGATTCGTCGGATAGCTAGACGTTTTAGGAatgaaaaaattgttttaaaatcatgttttttgttttgttttttatgctcTCTTATTAGTTTGAACAATTTTCgcaaaggtttttttttcaagttttTCTTAAGTAACTTGCAGACAGCgtttattaacaataatattacccatgtacatatgtatgtatgtatgcatatgtgaAAAACTAGAGGTTTTGATTCAgacgtatgtatgtacaatgtCTAAGTATtccttatatgtatatgtattgtTTAGACATTTTATggtttaattataaaatgagACATTTGACcatcgaaaaaatttttttgggACAACATGTACATTTGTATCGATATATCGGAATATCGATAACTGATCACAATGTGTAGCTTATATAAAGTTACCTCAACTGCTCTATCTGTCTCATTCGGCGATTTTCAGTGGAACTGTGTAGACGTTTTGAAATCGGCAACCAAAAATCCATAATACATTCAGTTTAAAAGCGGACCAAACAGGAAAAAATTTGCACGATAATAACTAAATTTGCGagtattattaaacatttccgattttaattgcATCTAAGTTTTGTGTTCACGTACGcgaataattttcaaatatattcttCGCGGTTCTCTGGGAAAACCAAATTTGAGAATTAAAATGGCTGATGTTGCTGACAAAAAAGAAGTGAGTAATGGTTTTAAGTTTGTGTGCAAATGAGACTGCTTAATATTAATGTGTATATTTAATACGTTAAGATTGTATATTGCCATTGTTAGTGTGGTGTGCGTACACAATTTTTCTTCATCagtttggaattttttttttttgaattttgtgtcTATCTACGTAAAATGCTTGGGCAATGCATATCGTTGTCTCTTTTACTCCAATGCGTCTTTAATGTGCGCGCAAAAAATGACGCCGTTGAATTTGGCGCGGCGTCATGACTCTTTCTCGCTTACACTCCGGCCGGCAAACACTGTCTACAGCGTCGGCAGAAAGCTGGTTGGTAGATATGACTGAGGCAGCGGTTGTGAAGGCATTGAAATAACATGTTAGGTGTGTGGACAAAGCGGAGTGAgcaaatatatacatgtaagtatgtacacacatgcatacgtGTGTACATCTATGTATCCAATTTGCCGCTCTTTTTCTTGCTGCTTTAGCTATCGTTCTACTTTGTTTGCTTTAGTAGGTTGACTGTAGTctcatatatttttgttataattcTAAATACGTTCAAATATTGGTGTTATTGTTATTCGATCCGAGATAATAATTGCTCAAATTCGTTCTTCCGGCGATTTGGCACTTCacaaaataatcattaatctTGTCATGAGGATTGCATTGTACATGATGTGTGCAGAAGCAAGGAATAACCATTATTGTTAGCATTAAATCCTTTTGTCATTTGCTTAGGTTACCTTGGTTGAAAGGGGTTGATTACATTGTGGTGGGTACTTCTCAGAATACATTTTGgtcgttatttttttttttttgccgctTGCTTTACACTTCatttctctcttgctctcttaaGTAATTCTCTTATACACGAAAGGCTCTCATATCCGACGATGAGGTATGCGTATGAGGGAGATGAATATAgtctatatatatagcatataaaaACCAGTTTGcacattatatttttaacaagtCGCGATTTTTCTGCGTgctttactttttcttttattctgattttagtttattatGAAGAGTGCGCCATCTTTAATAAAATCTAATGAATAACTAAATAACTTTGGTAATTGTGAATAGTTTAGTGCAGAATACTTGTTAACTGGCTGGGTTTATTAATACCATAATCTGCATGATACctcacaaaaatactaaaaatatttgtttagtttGTTCATTCAATCGTCGAAACAATTGTACATTTGAAAACTATACCAAATGTCAAATAGGTAGTAGGTGTCCGGccaataaaagtatttaataaagGCTGTAATTAACGATTTGGTGTTGATTGGGGGACAGTGGGAAATTGTACACATACCACCTtttcacaacaaattttgaCCAACAGTGAaattactattatttaaattgcgtttaatattttttacgTCAATTACGTGTAATTGTATTGtgattaatttgcatattttatacgatctgtaaattaataaactcatccgttcacttttttttattagcgAAACCCCTGTGGTCGAGAAGGTGGCCGTCGAAGTTGACAACGTAAAAACGGATAAAGAGGCCGTTGCAGTCGaagatgcagcagcagcagttgaaacGTCCACCACTACAGAAAatggtgctgctgctgaagaGGATTCAAGTAGCAGCGCTGACGGTGCCAAGGAAAATGGGACCGAGACTAGTGCCGAATCTGCTCCCGCTGCTGAAGATGCTGTAGAAGCTGAAAAAAAGGCCGAAGTACCAGTAGCTGCGGAGGAACCAGTTGCTGATGATAAGACATCTGAACCCAAAACGGTCAGCGAGGAAGCACCAGCCGTTGTGGAGAATGGCGCCGATGAGACAGAGGTAGCCAACGGTGATTCGAAAGGTGTGTAACTTCTTAAGTTTTAATACCTCTGCTAATTAACATTGAAATTCTAACTTAGATAATACGCCTGCCGCTGAAGCCGTGAAACGAAAGGTCGATGAGACTACTGCCAAATCTGATGAGGTCATTGCCACACCggaaaaaaaagcgaaattgGACGATGCTGCCAGCACGAAGGATGAGGTTCAAAACGGTACCGAAGCCAGCGAGGTGGCTGCCTAAAGTCGGCGCGttactaaatatacaatttacatATACACATCAATCAACATACAAAATTCACACAAAATGGgcttctcacacacacacgcaaacttgtgtatgtatgcatatggGTGTGCGGCGCATAGTTCTCTTATAACAGCAATCTTTCATAGGAGCGTAGTCTTAAAAATGTACCGATTCTCTCTGACTCTActaacacaaaacaaaaaattcctttatcatttaaaaacaaaaacttaacttTAAAGATCAAAGTatgcatttaaaaaagaaacaacagaTGTGTTTTGTGCGAAATGATAAGCAAGCTGTAAACAAATGGCATCaaatataatgataataaaagtAGAAATGTAACAGCTATCTTGCAAATCTTgtaaaagtaaatgaaaaaaatccaaattaCGAATTCTACTTTATCATTTTTAAGATTTCATTcttatttgtatgtatgatcctatattaaatatgaatattaatataaacaacGGTTTTATGTATGAAACTCGATAAATCCTAAGAAGTCACAATTAACAGAAAGCTGCCCTCTTCTATTTTACATTggaatgcaaatttaataaaaaaagaaaaatcattcCAAGCACAGCAATTATGTTAGTgcaaatatattgtaaaaattaaaaaatcgcgctttaaattgtttgatgGACCGACCTATACATAATTCTTATACAAAAATTCACGAGACATTGGAGTTTTATTTAATCTGTTTAGATTGTTCGCCCGCCccatttaacaaattatcaCAATTGGCGCTTAGGTGGACTGTTAAAATAGTATTAGGGCAGCAGCTCAAATCATAAACTAGATTATTTGATTTATCTATTGAAAATTAGATGACATAATTTCTACATTCGACTTTTAAAGGATACTGGAATATTAGGCTGCAAAATTCCTAAAGCATTCGagaatattacaaataaatttaaaacaaatgaaaccaaataaaattattctaTTGGAGTATGTTGTGCCTTTATTTAAACTTGCACAAACGTTCTGCAATGTTCAGAGACTGGGAAAcgaacaaacaagtaagaaagctacagtcgagtgtgctcgactgtgagatacccgctacccattttgaataaaagcaaaatattccggtattattttcaaaatacaccgaaataattacaaaagtactaaaaatataccaaatgatatatttggtatatcgctattgtaccacattaaaaatataccatagacggcacaatatgccagattgtcagccaaagcaactaagacccctagtaagtaggcgttttccccatacaaaagtatttctttaataacttcgacaatttttatctgatcgcaacgaAGTTTTCAGTAATAACTActatgtttattattgtattcgcagctctagctttgaaattacgcttgttattcgatttttttgatttgcgggggcggaagtgggcgtggtaaaaatttgaaacaaacttgatctgcgtgtaaacatagcaaatgctgtccaaatatatatatattatagctGTTATAGCTATCtgttatagtctctgagatccagtgtttcatacggacagacaaacagacggacatagctagatcgtctcggttgttgatgctgatcaagaatatattttagagggtcgaagatgcctccttctaccatacatttcctgccggcacaaagttctaatacccttttaccactaaccatacaatacatagatgctCCAGCccatacaaatttttgtatcatcaaaaacagtattattgcaaccccagtcgggccgtgcgctgcgattcgaacaccgagcctcttcggctcattcgaaaattcgaagttctAAGTTAGAACTTctaacgcagcgcgcagcgttgagttcagtcgcagatcaaatgcgATGAGCACGGGCGtatttcgttgcgctctgctttcgtttctatgtatgcgtgtatgtatctacatgctcgcctatatcagtatgtgtatgcatgtgaagttttgcaacgtgcagTTGCCTCGCAAACAAACAGCTAGCGCACgccaattttgttttgccgcgacgaaagtctTGAAgatgaagacaacaacaattgctcgcgttatatatgtatgtttgcagttaaatggcaCTTTCAGAAGGACCGCGTTGGCTCTGCTGGTGGTTTGCAAGCTCATCATGTTGTGGGTCTGGGTTCAACTCCCATTcgagaatatacatatgtatattttgtttttttttttaatgcgatttaaattttttcattcccTTTCAAGTTTACTGATAGAAGTAAAATCTAATAAcgcattgatttttgatgatttacaaattcctttttgcaatactttttaaaactctatttaaaaaagtttgaactttaaaattttgttttttacattttaagataacaataacatttcagaaaatttgagaaaatataaataatacaattattattattaaaagttcaatttttttttaaaagataaGTACATTAGTGTAATGtagttttaatttagtttcattcccattcctacacatatatgaatatacaaataacACATAGAAAAGCTCATTAACCAGCCTCTAAATCACTTAGTATTGGATAATTCACTACAAAGCTTTTAGCTTAGTACacattatacatataaaaacatGCTAGCCACGTTTGGGGCTTTCCCCAAGGTCACTCACTCCATAAACTCACATGTGTGcgcacatatgtatgtacaaatttaggtacatacaaacatacatatatatgtacttaaatatattctatgtatgtatgtatatagtatttttacatTCTAAACATTATAGTTATAACTTTCGTTGGGATGTGACATGTTTATGGACAGACATtcaattacatacatatatgcacaATGTGCattgcacatacatatgtacatattcatGGCTGTGAACTTGctagaaaatgtaaaacctAACTCCGTAAACTACTATACAGATTTTATAATGGGTCGAGAGTAGAGAAGGCaatgtgtaaatattaaattagaattaaaGCAGCTCCATTAATATGCCCGCTTTAGGGCATCTATCACCAGTGGTGATTCACCACAAAATGTTATACATAACATATGAAGGATAGAATTGCCTTTATTGGACTGTACAAGATATAATAAAACCCGTTCGGCTTACAGAAGTCGAAATATCGATTAAAGTATCGATAATTACTTGAAAATGATAAAGACTGCTTGTTGACGAGTTGAAAATGAGTGATAAGACGAAGAAGGGAGAGCAAGCCAAATGGCAATCCCATCTAACATTGTCAGACTAAAGTTCGATCACAGTAAGTATTCAAACTTGTGAGTGAGTGGTTGTAGAAGCGGTAGTGTGCAAAATCCGTCTAAcatcaaaacaaaagtgaaaatacatatgtatatatatatataataaaattataacatttcatttatataatttgtttaattatatttaactttaGGATTATTGGCGGCTTAATGTTCTTCTCAATTAAGtgatttaatttcttatcTTAGTATATTAATCAACTTATTCCTGTACATCAATTTCTCACACTTGCTGATGAGGAGGACTAAGACAAATAGAAACTACACTCATCGTTAAAATACtatatgcaaaatatgttttatgaTTTGCAATCGGTAAGAAGTATAATGATTTTCCTGTGTAAATAATTGGgttacattgtttttttttgactcacattatctacatatatacttattgGCCCGACAGCTGCAATGTGCTAGTGATAACAATTATTGTAGTACCGTACAAAAATATGGCAAGCGTACTCATCTGCGGTTACGTTCGATCCCTTTTAGGtgtgcatatgtacatatgtttgtacATACTATGtcataataattacaatttataattgttttttaaattatgatCCCAACTCATTCCTTTTAAATTACATGAGTTTACTATTTTTAGCCATCatgagaaagaaaaacaatctTGTGTTATTG comes from the Drosophila nasuta strain 15112-1781.00 unplaced genomic scaffold, ASM2355853v1 ctg14_pilon, whole genome shotgun sequence genome and includes:
- the LOC132797564 gene encoding uncharacterized protein LOC132797564 → MSNRYETPVVEKVAVEVDNVKTDKEAVAVEDAAAAVETSTTTENGAAAEEDSSSSADGAKENGTETSAESAPAAEDAVEAEKKAEVPVAAEEPVADDKTSEPKTVSEEAPAVVENGADETEVANGDSKDNTPAAEAVKRKVDETTAKSDEVIATPEKKAKLDDAASTKDEVQNGTEASEVAA